A segment of the Dermacentor andersoni chromosome 5, qqDerAnde1_hic_scaffold, whole genome shotgun sequence genome:
TCTCATTTTTTCTGATGGTGAATATACGGTTTAGCTGGAGTGATAGGTTGTGGTCAGGGttgggcaaagatactttgcaattgtatcgagatacgatacaagatactcgggcaacaagtatttgagatacagatacaagatactatagcaattattgtatccgatacaATACTTTTAATTTGTATCTTATGATATACGTTAGCAAATTTTTTATTATGATCTACATAATGTAGCAGCAAATGTGCATGCACAAAGATgtgcttggaaatttcttaactccgacCAACCTTATTTCATTTGGATGAAATGCCTGTTAATATATTtgaatatttttgtttttctttttggtcaaagtataatattttcattcTGAAACAAATTATTGGGCTTGCTTTATTCGCTGCACTGTCGCACGTTCTTGCTTGTCGCCACTGTAGTTGAtgggagtcgctgctctgcttgccgacCAGTTTGCAGATTGCCATCTAAATACAAGAACATCAATAAGAAGCCTCAGCACGATTGCGGAAATACCACCGGGGAGTTTTGCCTTGTCCGTAAACGTATTACTATTCACGCAATACTGCATCACCGGAAAGGAACACAGCAGCAACAACGCTAGTAGCAAAATTTTTTTCGATGCACagggtctgttcgattcgcctgcaccactgtaaaccagttcacggcggttcacgagaagttcagaaattgtgcaaCTCTATTCCTGAGGTGCAGGCCCAGCAAGGCACTCAAAACAAATGCAAAGGTGCAGGCACGGTGCAGGTGTTATGTcatgtcagactaatgtgcacggaggGTGTAAGTTTGAGAGGTTCTGAACGTCAGGTATGATCGGCTTCTGGGGCATAAATACACACCACACTTGTGTATACTCATCAGACGTGCATAAGCAGGGTTTTAACGGTGCTTGTGTCTGTGTGCTGCGTCGTCTACTGCGCTGCTGCTATGCACCTGTACGCGCCTGCACCAAGTTGACACCAACAGTCgagtgggtgcagcaaaatcatgaaccagccctgcacctttcctgcaccttttgaagtGAACATTGTGGTTCAGCGGGCGTCATTGCTGTACCACTGAAACGAATGGCAGCGcgcagcacctcgtgaactggttcaggtaGTGTAGACAAATCGAACGAACCCAGAGAGCACATAAAGCTGCAATGGCCTTTgatattctacttatctgctggtgTAAAACATTCGTTAGTGACATATTCACGCCGCATGCATTGGCCTATGCAGCACAGTACGGTGGCTACGAGCAAGTGTCATGGCAGCAACGCAACTAAAAgggaaaaatgaagaaaacaagaaagctacAGACAttttgagaattgtctactaatgcataagcattgtttggctcggctgtgacttTGTTTTTGCTTAGATTtccttacttgcttttcctagcttatgcgcatctacccatggcctttccggtggcaaagaatgcttaggctttagtagacaatCATGAAATTTTCTCGCCGCATTCGTCCCCTTCAGTGCAATCGTACCAACTGAGCTGAAACGCCGGGCATGAGCGCTTCTCGACGGTGCAGAGCGGTTCGAAAggggaacaccagctgctgcagtagtgcgtgaggcattgcgtaaggGGAAGGTGCATTGCCGCGATGCCATGTCACCCTAGCTTTCACTCGCAATGCTGTGTTATGCATGTGTTCCTTGTCCATGCAAGCGCTCAACTGCATTCTGACTGCACCTCAGTAAGACCCAATAAAAACGTGCCAAGCATCTCgatgcgctcgcttgcccgcgaggtgtttATAACTCAAGCGATGCTCAGCAGCATTCAACTGGACATTGGGCCgccccaaaatttcaagttcGATCACCCCCAggtttaaattggcccacccctaGTTTTCAACctggcccaaccccaaatttgagttatccactgccaaatttcagttggcccattGCCAAATTTCACGTTGGCCCACCCATTAATTTAAATTGGCCTATCCCTGAATTTAAATTGTCCCACCCctgaatttcaagttggccacccctaCTATAAAGCTTTCCCATACATTTTCGAAGGAGCCCTATGGGTATtcactttttatttctttgctttaaattgttccttatcgcttaaaagCTGCCGGTCATCTGCGTTTACACTATCATAATGAATAAATGtcttaactttgcaaattacgcatttttgtgcagatacaaggcattacacttctcACGTGACAGAACTGCCTGGGATCTCGCTAAAGAATGTTTACACATTAAAAGGTCGGCTGTGCGCCGACATTCGCACTTGTTTTAACACGATAGccaggccccgtgtcgcagaacatCCAGTGCCTAGTAGGCGTCCGCGGCCaagaaaatcatcccgaaccacgcgTATTCTATACAGCACTAAAGTTGTTTTTCTATCACTAAACTTGCTCATACTTGTCTTaagttctttacaaagttattgctcgggattttgagaatggcagcccgcaaacaaatggcatgaaacaaaacaccgacagcgcatggcttttatgttaaatcttctcagtctgaaatatcaaaagtgcgaaacaataacagaagatccgcccacgcaagaggcgatgtttctaccagaaagctcgccttcgtgcatagatttTGCCTCCAGCATTTCCCTGTAAACATTACGATTAcgtataagctgcagttgcccagCAGCTTGAGAtgcagtcaaggatctttgaatgtCGCATTGCACTCTTAAAGTCGAAGCttgcttaagcgtcctccaagttttttgtcGAGACGGCGTGAGCGCCACCACGTGGCTCTGCTCTACCAATAGGGCTGCATAGATCTCATCGACTGCCCTCGCTGGTGGGCTCTGATGAAAAGGTAAAAGAATGTCACTGCTTTTAGTTTTAttctggttgcttagtggcatcagtatcagcttgagaagcggagttcagccaaCGTTTGTAGTTTAGCAGGGTGTTGTTGGGGTAGCTCTATGTTGCATCTTAATATACATGATACATTCTTTCCATGTATCGGAAATCCAGATACTAATACATGCCTTtccagacgtatcatgatacaaatacaaaataaccaaagagtatctaagatagtatctaagatacatgtatcttcgatgCTGCCCCGCACTGATTGTAGTCCCAAAACTCTCTCCTCACCTGTTGTATTCACTGTGATTACTCGGTTGCTGAGAAAATCACGATTGAAGGCAATAGAAAATGGGCAGGGATACATCATCCACACATTGGTGTAGAGCAGGATTTCTGTGCTGTGCCAGCAGTTTCAGCGGTAGAGCTGTAAGCAAGAGGTGAGCCAAAGGCCACAGAGAGACGGCACCATAGTCCTTCATAACACTTTGTCACAGCAGCAAAAGCAGGTAGCGTCACAGAAATATTTTGTGAGAAAATGCAATGAAATTGGTCAAACTGTATTGTGAAATTCCATATACAATTTGTCGACTTGACATGCCCTTTAATTCAGAAGTCCAAAAAGAATTCAGAAGTTCAGAAGTCCAAAAAGGCACCATTGCTATTAGTTAGTACAAAGTTTTCATGTCCATTCAGGATTTAAATAATTGAAGTCAGTAGCATGTTAAACTTACTGACACTCGTGACTGTTTTACTCTTAACAGGCTCTACTGAAACATGCTGCAATGTCTAAGGGGCTGAGTGTTGTAAATGCTTTGGTAAGAAACCCTGCATTGAAAGGTCTGAAGGAGGTCGTTGAAAGGAAGCAGATGGCACGGAAGATGCTCACAGGGGGTGTGATATTTACTCTGCGATTAAATTTATAAACCAAGCAGATGCTTAATTAAACCTACAGTTATACACAAAGATTTCCTGTATAACTGCAGGAAAATTTTGCTTTCTATAAAATTGAAAATTGAATGAAACTGCACTTTATAAGAGTAACTGCAACTGCATAAATCCATTTCGAGCACAAAATCCACTCCCTATCTTCTATTTTCCAGGCCCTCCAATGCCTCCCTCAGGACCCCCACCTCACATACAATTCATCCCGCATCAGCTGCGTCACCTCCgtcctccaccaccaccaccacgtatGGCGCCCCCACCACCCTTTATCGGCGGACCCCTTGTGCCTCCACCTCCCCCGCCACCATCATTCCTCACGCCAACCAACATGGCAGCAGTGCGTCCTCTCCCTGGGCCCCCTGAGCCATCACCAGCTGTCATTATTCCCTCGCCACACCTGCCAGCGCCCGTTGTGGTAGCTCCGCCTCCACCTCCTCCTGCGACCATGACCAGTGTCATCATCGCCTCGCCAACCGTGTACTCAGCACCGCCCCTCAGGAAGAATGCTGCGGCTGTGGCTCCAGTCATGGCTGGCCCAGCCTTCGCAGCCCAGCCCAGTGGCGTGATTCCCATGCCAGTTGTGCCAGTGGTGGACAGCACTAAAGCCGAGACCTTAAAAGAGACCAAGTCCAAGTCGTCCAAGCAGTCCTCCCACAAGTCGTCAGAAAAACAAAAGTCATCTGATCGGTCAGCGGAGAAGACAAAGGCTGCTGAGAAGTCAGCGTCTGCTGGTAGTGAGGAAGCAGGCTCTGCAAAGAAACGGAGAAAAGAGAAACGTCTGCTGCGGACAGCAGGACAGCAGACGTGGGAGGACAGTTCACTCAACGAGTGGGATACAGGTGAGTTAGTGGTTGTGCTGTcaggttatgaggcatgcctaaACTGTATCCAGCCACCAAAATCTGTAAAAACTATATTTACTAAAGTAGGATGAAGATGCAGGAAAGGCGCCAGAATTCTTTCCAAATTAGGCACTTTATTTACTCCTTCCATGGTCTCTACCACTACACCTGAAAACAAGAGCTGCTGTCATTCTCGCACTGTACTTGCAGCGCCCTATTGATGCTGGAGGCACAACACTAATGCTAGTTACACCAACAGTCTTTGCCATTTAGTCTACATCCGGTGCAGCAGCACTTCTGTGGGATAAAGGGACAGCAACTTCAGGCAAAGCAATGGCTGTCAAGTTGAAGAAACTAGTTTACATGACACTGATATGTGAAACGATCTGTGGGAAACTGATAACATTTGAAAAACCGAAGGGGCTGCAATGGTGATACCGTAGCAATTGTATGAGTGAGAAGAAGCCATAAGCAATTGTATGAGTGACAAGAAACAGTAAACTTTGTAATGATCACATCTAAGAGATTGTCAAGGTTACAATTATTGTAGCCAAGGTTCAAGAGGGCAGGCCAATATGACGGTTGTAGAACGAGGAGAGGTAAAAATAAATTAGCAAAAACATGATACTGGTTGATTTTGGTGGTAAAGAAAATGGAGTAAGCCTTAAAGGGACGGTCCACAGTTTTTGAAGGACATCCTACGTGGTAGAGAATAGAAAAAATACTGTTTAATGTGTCCAAACATGCTGTGCTTCCTTTGAAAAGCTAGTAACAACTTTTAAAACAGATTTCTTCTACCTGTGTGGGGTCATCGTAAAACGGGATGTCTGCAACACTGATCACTGGATGCAATGGCAATGCCACACTGCTAAAAGTGAAAAACTTCAAAGGGGTAGGGTTTCCACAGGAATGGTTAGTTTGTTAAACACTGAACTTATGACCCTCATAGCTGTGCTCTGTATGTAATCAGCTGCATAAGTCATTAGTTCTGTTTCTTAGTCACCTATCACATATCACATGTTTTCTACAGGCATGATCTGTCTTTCAGCTGGCGCTGCTGCCATTATTTAAGCCATTTGGGGGACGGTCTAACGGGCACATTGTGGTGAGGAATGCCTACGCTGGTGTTGTGAAGATGGTGGCAAGCCTTAAAGGCACAAGAAATTTTGGAGGTCCTGGAAACAACAGCTATCTTCTCACAACTCCCGTAATGCTACTAGCTCTGCTGTATGTCTCCAATACGAGAGGGCACACTTAAGGACCCATTGATATCATTGATGCACCACTTAATTCATCTTAATGAAGGCACCCCCACTTTTCAACATGCACTAACTAGAAGTAAGAAAGAAATTACTCTTTCACGTAAAGAAAAGTTATCAGAAGCGCATAACATACAATTATAAGCGATACATCAATGTGTCTAAGCAAGATAACTCTCCCTGCGAGGGTTTTGGTTGTGACAGTATACATTTTGGTCTACACTGTTTCACTGACACCACATGCAATTTTTGCAGCACTTCCAGAGCCAAGTTAAAAATGTAATTCCTTGTTTACAGAATCAAAGCACGCTTGTTTCTGTCGATGTAGCACACAGTGTTCGCATTCCAATTACATGTTCTGAGCAGTAGACAGTCCCTTTATAGTAGGTGGCAACTTGGTATTGAAAAGGACTAACACCAAGGTGCTGAGGAAGGAGTTGATGACAGGCAGGGAGAgtaaaaaaatataattattTCTATAGTAAAGTGAAATCCTGATAATTTCAAATCTCTTAATTCAAACTGAGGAATAAATTAAACTGCTCTGTTGGTCCTGGCGATCTCCTgtgtatttgaatagagaaaagCTCTTGCGAATGTAAACTCCGAGAACAATGCAACAGTTATTTCAAACAAAATTTTTCACTCCCTTGAACCGCTTTTAGGACTAACCCAAGCTAAAGGCCAAGGCTCATCACTAAGTTCCGTAATGTCATGTGCCGTGAAAATGACGAGTTATTGGTGGCAGGTTATACGCAGAAAAATGCGCTAAGTGATGTTATAATTGTGACCCGTAGCTGAATATTTTGCTCCTGTGAATAAGTGCATTTTGTCAATGCTGTTTTTCTTATTGTGGCATGTCTTTGTCATCTTGACATCAAAAGCCTCCTGGATAGTACAGCCAGTTGCTTGTGCAATGCACGGAAAGCCTGGGATACTTAGATAAGTCATGTGTAACTGTCTAGTACCTGCTGATAACTttaatgtacagtgctcacggaatgaaacgcaccaatttagggctaagtaatgtgcatactttcgcttcaaccggctgcagttcgtgtcacatcgacgtaattctggcgcgtacacttacatcggagccctcgtcacctttggtgaccaaattcctagcgacatgacattgtgctctcgcgtactttgcacatatgtagggttgtactaaatgctccgtgtcctatttcaatccgtgagcactgtacacaaTAGAACTGTCCAATTGGTGGCTTTTATTCTCACTGATCTAACGAAAGCATCACAGCAGAAACGGAGGCGACAAAAGACTGGAGAATTTGCATGTTTGAAAGCATTGCCAAGCATTTAACAGCCCCtttaataaacattattaaagtgAGCTTTCAAGTCTGGTATTCAGCAtgccttttttctttcccgtgctGTCTTCATATAGTTAATGATCTTCTGTTTTAATTAGGAAGGCTTTGTTGCATAGATACATTTAAGCTTACTAGTGGTGACTTTCTTCGCATGCGTTGCTTCTCCTGCATGGTGTCTGCTGTAGATGACTTCCGACTATTCTGCGGGGACCTTGGCAATGACGTAACGGACGAAGTCTTGATTAGGGTCTTTGGCAAGTTCCCGTCTTTCCTCAAGGCCAAAGTGGTTCGGGACAAGCGAAGCAACAAGAGCAAAGGCTACGGCTTCGTTAGCTTCAAGGACCCACAGGACTTCATCAAGGCCATGCGGGAGATAAATGGTAAGTGGTACTTGCGTATGCTCTTTTGTTGCCTCCACATTCACCGGCCTCTTTTATGCCTGTTATTCTATATGTGGGGCTTCATTCTGACCCATCAGTAACCTCTACTCTCATTCACATCTTTGCAACGTAGACAAAATACACAGAATGAGCAAAAACTAAGCATAATGTCATCATCTTGGCGACCACATTTGTTTCAAGGAACCGTGGCTGGGAATCATAGAAAATTGCGCACGACAATACAAATATGGCAAATGCTGAACAATACCAGTGACAGCCTTTATGTGGCGCTTTGCTGGTGGCTCAGAAGTGTGCCTTTGCAAGTGTGCATGGCAAGCATAGTTTTGGCGAATTTTGGTTTGGTGGATCACTAATACATCAATGCAACCAGGAATGTTGTCCAGATATGTCAGGGAGGGGATGCATGACAGAGCTGTAACCACTTCTGGAAGGTTTATTAACTTTTGTGTGTGTCCATGAATGTAAATTCTTTAAAATTGATTGACAGGCTGACACACACTTCACAATACAACTGGAGTGATGTCTTGGCCAGTATACCACACCACTGAGGTAACTTGAGGCAGGTTTACCATGCAGTTCAACATCAGACGCAATAATCGTTAGAGCCAAGCCCAAGTATTTCCAAAGAAAAGGAGCGACTGATGGTACCTTCTTCAGGCCAGAAGGAAAGATTATTTGTAGGCAATAAAGGTTACAAAActgtagcattaaaaaaaaaaattatggagtaaAAAGGCTTGGTTCACTATCTCAATAGTTCTTCTTGAGACATGAAGTTATACCAGTGAGAAGACCGAGGAAAAATCACAGATGCACTCTCTTTTGCCATTGCTGTTTCACAGTTTAGGTGAaacacattttatttttctttgagaCATTGGAAGACTATCCTTCACATTATACCATCCAGACTTGTGTAATAGCTGCAACCTACCACTCTGTACAATCTattgaatatatatatttatatttactGTATAAACCACATCTATAACCTTAAATGATGAGAACCTCCATGGTTTTCTTCCCGTCAAAAAAGTATCAGTGAGCATCGGTAGTCAATTTGAGTCTCAGCCATAGCTTTATGTTGATACATATTGTACTTTAGGTTGTACAAAATGCACCATACTGCTGCCAATTGAGAAAAATAAAGCCACTGTCTCAGTGATAGTTAAGGTTAGTCCTTGCACAGTTTGCAATACTTCTAAAATATGGCAGTACAGGCTATTTTAAGGTGTGTTCAGTGGAATGTTGAGGACTGCACAAATATATTATAGTATCTAATAATTCTATAGAACAACCATTGTGCTCTGCACCTAATTCCCCTCAAACTTATCTGTACCTAGTTGCTGACCTCACATTAGGTACCAAATTTCAGCCATTATGCTCATAGGGAAGCCATAGGACTTATCACAGAGTGCTATGAGCAATTTAAGTGCTATAATCATTCACAGTGGCCACTTTAGAGTGGATTCCCTTCAGTTATATCAAATAGCAGTAGTACTTAGCTCTTAATTCATTCTGAACTTGCATTGAGTTTCTTAATTCAGTGGCATTTAATGCTAAGATTAGGGGTCACATTACCTGAAAATTTTTTAACAGTTCTGAAAGTAATTGTTTGGTACGGCATTGGGGCCGTAAGATATTTCGTTAGTTGAAGAACTGAAACACCCTTTTGCTTCGTGGCGACTTACTTATGGGGACCAAGCGTTCAATTGTCTGTTTATGttactgcgatagcaactataggacactccaggcgaattgtTGCCAACACTGACTTTCTGTATAGATTTATGTGTATGTACGCTATGTATTTAGGCCGTGCATCCAAGGTAGATGCTATACTATTAGACCGCCAAGGTTGGGCAGACCAGGGCCATCATTTTGTACGTGCttgaaaagccgacgttcggaTTCGCCTGACGCGATTGGCCTAAATTGGCCTAGGCCGCAATATTGGCGCGGCCTGGACAATTGCGTGAGACAAAATCGGATATCAGCATTTCAAacgcgtacaagatagcggcccaggtcTTATGTTCTTGACTGAATTATTCGTCATAATTGTTTAGAATTACaccacacaaacaaaagcaatgaaACAATTCCTTCAgagtgcatgccttttatcttaaatcttctcggACTATTAAAAAACGCAATGCAGTATTAGTGCTCACAATCTGAAAATTATCTAATTTCATTGGTGGCACGGGAAGCACAGTGGCACCTTTGCGATGCAATTAGGTCTCCCACATGGCCTGTTAAAGCTTTcaagggtgccagaaattttggtGCACCCATGTATAGTTGGAACACCTTCCAAGGAGTTCAAGTGCAGCGCTATACCTTGCTATCTCTTTCAGTGCTTTGCCCTTCAGGTGAAGTGGCCAATTCATGGTATCTTGATTCACCAGTGTAGACATTGTAACAGTATCGTATCCATGTGTTTTGTCGAATTTGCTCGTTGGCTGGCGTCCTTGGCATCGATTTTGCTTGATGTTCAACATCATACCTACTTTGTGCCTCTCTTAAAGTAGGCATTTATACTGTAGTGCAGGGCAGGCTTGTAGTATTTGAGTCCTCTTTTATCGAGGTTTTTGTTGCTACcttaaagaaaaacaagcaagTCCTCCGTCATACCTGATTGAACACAATACACCTGTGTAAGTTCTTCACCGATCATGATGGTTGCTAGTTGTTTCAGAATAGAAGATGACACCTTATATAAATTGAAACTGATTGTGGGGCATGTCATTCAACATGATGACCATTGGTATTGTTGCTACTGTTGCTTCCACCAAGTTATATTTATTAGTGGGCACATGCTTGTCCTGTAAAGAGCttatgtttctttatttcatcatCACAGATATGCTTGTTAACATTTCCCTGTGATCATTTGATCCTATCTGAATATGTTTCATGACTCACCTTGCCATT
Coding sequences within it:
- the LOC126531152 gene encoding uncharacterized protein, giving the protein MAGISEERRKEMEEEMSRFEQEISMPEPGHPVGAEGPPPGPRLPAGPALQRPRLAPPPPPPPPLSGPPMPPSGPPPHIQFIPHQLRHLRPPPPPPRMAPPPPFIGGPLVPPPPPPPSFLTPTNMAAVRPLPGPPEPSPAVIIPSPHLPAPVVVAPPPPPPATMTSVIIASPTVYSAPPLRKNAAAVAPVMAGPAFAAQPSGVIPMPVVPVVDSTKAETLKETKSKSSKQSSHKSSEKQKSSDRSAEKTKAAEKSASAGSEEAGSAKKRRKEKRLLRTAGQQTWEDSSLNEWDTDDFRLFCGDLGNDVTDEVLIRVFGKFPSFLKAKVVRDKRSNKSKGYGFVSFKDPQDFIKAMREINGKYVGSRPIKLRKSTWRERNVDMVRKKTKERERLGLI